One genomic segment of Rhizobium gallicum bv. gallicum R602sp includes these proteins:
- a CDS encoding CTP synthase, with protein sequence MARYVFITGGVVSSLGKGIAAAALGALLQARGYRVRLRKLDPYLNVDPGTMSPTQHGEVFVTDDGAETDLDLGHYERFTGRSATKTDNITTGRIYKNIIDKERRGDYLGATVQVIPHVTNEIKDFVVEGNDDYDFVICEIGGTVGDIEAMPFMEAIRQLGNDLPRGTAIYVHLTLMPYIPAAGELKTKPTQHSVKELQALGIHPDILLVRADREIPEAERRKLSLFCNVRPSAVIQALDVANIYDVPMAYHKEGLDSEVLAAFGIEPAPKPRLESWEDVCNRIRTPEGEVTIAIVGKYTGLKDAYKSLIEALHHGGIANRVKVNLEWIESEIFEKEDPAPYLEKVHGILVPGGFGERGSEGKIHAARFARERKVPYFGICFGMQMAVIEAARNLADVENASSTEFGPTKDPVVGLMTEWIKGNALEKRTASGDLGGTMRLGAYKASLKKGTKISEIYGSTDISERHRHRYEVNVDYKDRLENCGLVFSGMSPDGVLPETIEYPDHPWFIGVQYHPELKSRPLDPHPLFASFIEAATEQSRLV encoded by the coding sequence ATGGCGCGATACGTATTCATCACTGGCGGCGTGGTTTCCTCTCTCGGCAAGGGAATTGCGGCTGCGGCTCTCGGAGCGTTGTTACAGGCCCGTGGTTATCGGGTGCGGCTTCGCAAACTCGACCCCTATCTGAACGTGGATCCGGGCACCATGAGCCCGACCCAGCACGGCGAAGTCTTCGTCACCGACGACGGCGCGGAAACCGACCTCGATCTCGGCCACTACGAGCGCTTCACCGGGCGTTCGGCGACCAAGACCGACAACATCACCACCGGCCGCATCTACAAGAACATCATCGACAAGGAACGCCGCGGCGACTATCTCGGCGCGACCGTCCAGGTCATTCCGCACGTCACCAACGAGATCAAGGATTTCGTGGTCGAGGGAAATGACGACTACGACTTCGTCATCTGCGAGATTGGCGGCACGGTCGGCGATATCGAAGCGATGCCCTTCATGGAGGCGATCCGCCAGCTCGGCAACGACCTGCCGCGCGGCACTGCGATCTACGTCCACCTGACGCTGATGCCTTACATTCCGGCTGCCGGCGAGTTGAAGACCAAGCCGACGCAGCATTCCGTGAAGGAACTGCAGGCGCTCGGCATTCACCCGGATATCCTGCTGGTGCGCGCCGACCGCGAAATTCCGGAAGCCGAGCGCCGCAAGCTCTCGCTCTTTTGCAACGTACGTCCGTCCGCCGTCATCCAGGCGCTCGACGTCGCCAACATTTACGACGTGCCGATGGCCTATCACAAGGAAGGCCTTGATAGCGAAGTGCTCGCCGCCTTCGGCATCGAGCCGGCGCCAAAGCCGCGTCTTGAGTCGTGGGAAGACGTCTGCAACCGCATCCGCACGCCGGAAGGCGAAGTCACGATCGCGATCGTCGGCAAGTATACTGGCCTCAAAGATGCCTATAAGTCGCTGATCGAGGCGCTGCATCACGGCGGCATCGCCAATCGCGTTAAGGTCAATCTCGAATGGATCGAATCGGAGATATTCGAAAAGGAAGATCCGGCGCCGTACCTCGAAAAGGTCCACGGCATTCTCGTTCCCGGCGGCTTTGGCGAGCGCGGCTCGGAAGGCAAAATCCATGCGGCCCGCTTCGCCCGCGAGCGAAAGGTGCCGTATTTCGGCATCTGCTTCGGCATGCAGATGGCAGTTATCGAGGCAGCACGCAATCTTGCTGACGTCGAGAATGCCTCCTCCACCGAGTTCGGCCCCACCAAGGACCCGGTCGTTGGTCTGATGACCGAGTGGATCAAGGGCAATGCGCTGGAGAAGCGCACGGCTTCCGGTGATCTGGGCGGCACGATGCGCCTCGGCGCCTACAAGGCGTCGCTTAAGAAGGGCACGAAGATTTCCGAAATCTATGGCTCGACAGACATTTCCGAGCGCCATCGCCACCGCTACGAAGTCAACGTCGACTACAAGGACCGCCTGGAAAACTGCGGCCTCGTCTTCTCCGGCATGTCACCGGACGGTGTCTTGCCGGAAACGATCGAGTATCCGGATCACCCCTGGTTCATCGGCGTCCAGTATCACCCGGAACTCAAGTCCCGCCCGCTTGACCCGCATCCGCTCTTCGCAAGCTTCATCGAAGCGGCAACCGAGCAGAGCCGGCTGGTGTGA
- the secG gene encoding preprotein translocase subunit SecG has translation MQTVLIVIHLMIVLALVGVVLIQRSEGGGLGIGGGSGFMSARGTANALTRTTAILAALFFITSLGLGILTRYQGSPTDILDRIPATSGQGNGILDSLGGGTPQQPANQPAGNGVPNGGAAAPGAQAPTATAPATQPAPATPATPAAPAQNGTGVPTGQ, from the coding sequence ATGCAGACAGTATTGATTGTCATCCACCTCATGATCGTGCTGGCGCTTGTCGGCGTCGTACTCATCCAGCGCTCGGAAGGCGGCGGCCTTGGCATCGGCGGCGGTTCCGGCTTCATGTCCGCGCGCGGAACGGCCAATGCGCTGACGCGTACGACTGCGATCCTTGCAGCGCTGTTCTTCATCACCTCGCTCGGCCTCGGCATCCTGACGCGCTATCAGGGCAGCCCGACCGATATTCTCGACCGCATCCCGGCAACGAGCGGGCAGGGCAACGGCATTCTCGATTCGCTCGGCGGCGGCACTCCGCAGCAGCCCGCGAACCAGCCTGCCGGCAACGGCGTTCCGAACGGCGGCGCTGCCGCTCCAGGCGCTCAGGCGCCGACGGCGACCGCACCTGCGACGCAGCCGGCCCCGGCAACGCCTGCGACTCCGGCAGCCCCGGCACAAAACGGAACCGGCGTCCCAACGGGACAATAA
- the tpiA gene encoding triose-phosphate isomerase, with product MTPDVRPLVAGNWKMNGTRASLDQVKAIAEGVNSPLAKKVESLICPPATLLYVATALCTDSPLAIGAQDCHQSPSGAHTGDISAEMIADCFGTYVIVGHSERRTDHAETDHLVRAKAEAAFAADLTAIICIGETADQRKAGQTLDILKRQLSASVPDTATPENTVIAYEPVWAIGTGLTPTVQDVEKAHSFMRSELVARFGANGEKVRILYGGSVKPGNAKELMGVANVDGALIGGASLKASDFLAIYGAYEALLA from the coding sequence ATGACACCTGACGTGCGCCCGCTCGTGGCGGGAAACTGGAAAATGAACGGCACGCGCGCCTCCCTCGATCAGGTCAAGGCGATTGCGGAAGGCGTGAATTCGCCCCTTGCCAAGAAGGTCGAGTCGCTCATCTGCCCGCCCGCGACGCTGCTTTATGTCGCGACCGCGCTCTGCACCGACAGCCCGCTTGCGATCGGTGCGCAGGATTGCCATCAGAGCCCGTCGGGCGCGCATACCGGCGATATCTCAGCCGAGATGATCGCCGATTGCTTCGGAACCTACGTGATCGTCGGCCATTCGGAGCGCCGGACGGACCATGCTGAGACCGACCATCTCGTCCGCGCCAAGGCCGAGGCTGCCTTCGCTGCCGATCTCACCGCCATTATCTGCATCGGCGAGACGGCGGACCAGCGCAAGGCCGGGCAGACCCTTGACATTCTCAAGCGACAGCTTTCCGCCTCCGTTCCGGATACCGCGACGCCGGAGAACACGGTGATCGCCTACGAACCCGTCTGGGCGATCGGCACCGGCCTCACGCCGACGGTGCAGGACGTCGAGAAGGCGCATTCCTTCATGCGTTCGGAACTCGTCGCCCGTTTCGGCGCCAATGGCGAGAAAGTCCGTATTCTCTATGGCGGCTCCGTCAAGCCCGGCAATGCCAAGGAACTGATGGGCGTCGCCAACGTCGACGGTGCGTTGATTGGCGGCGCTAGCTTGAAAGCATCCGATTTCCTCGCCATCTACGGCGCATACGAAGCGCTGCTCGCGTGA
- a CDS encoding dienelactone hydrolase family protein: MRMSTSHCMIIAAIATFFLSAGIGSAAADTLPPYKDELFSRQNVLQTADGGAFEAVEYDEMRDINGRDQIPQKRAQQKYVSLAVRKQQQDETLSLNGRRVDLTRVGPTDNAQFTVIFIHGRDGDRRLGVNDYSFGGNFNRLKNLAVANGGVYYSPTVRTFDGEGVADIAGLIRYASEKSGRRPVILSCASMGSQVCWGIARDAGSVKRLKGMVVMSGVTDPDFVKSAFYKAKLPLWFVHGSRDPVYAAARQQAFFEKLHEAKYPVHFTLFQNGNHGTPIRMIDWRRVLNRILAS, encoded by the coding sequence ATGAGAATGTCCACAAGTCATTGCATGATTATCGCCGCAATTGCGACCTTTTTCCTGTCCGCCGGAATCGGCAGCGCCGCAGCCGACACGCTGCCGCCTTACAAGGACGAACTTTTCTCCAGACAGAACGTGTTGCAAACCGCCGATGGCGGCGCCTTCGAAGCCGTCGAATATGACGAGATGCGCGACATCAACGGTCGCGACCAGATCCCGCAAAAGCGCGCGCAGCAGAAATATGTGTCGCTCGCTGTCCGCAAGCAACAGCAGGACGAAACACTGTCGCTCAATGGCCGCCGGGTGGATCTCACCAGGGTGGGACCGACAGACAATGCGCAATTCACCGTGATCTTTATCCACGGGCGCGACGGCGACCGGCGGCTCGGCGTCAACGACTACAGCTTCGGCGGCAATTTTAATCGGCTCAAGAACCTGGCCGTGGCCAATGGCGGCGTCTATTATTCCCCGACAGTGCGTACGTTCGACGGCGAGGGCGTCGCAGACATCGCCGGGCTGATCCGCTATGCGAGCGAGAAATCCGGCCGCCGCCCGGTCATCCTTTCCTGTGCTTCCATGGGCAGCCAGGTCTGCTGGGGCATTGCGCGCGATGCGGGCAGTGTCAAACGGCTGAAGGGCATGGTCGTCATGAGCGGCGTCACGGATCCGGACTTCGTAAAGAGCGCGTTCTACAAGGCGAAGCTGCCACTTTGGTTCGTCCATGGCAGCCGCGATCCGGTCTACGCCGCTGCCCGACAGCAGGCTTTCTTCGAAAAACTTCATGAGGCGAAATACCCGGTCCATTTCACGCTTTTTCAAAACGGTAACCACGGCACGCCGATCCGCATGATCGATTGGCGGAGGGTTTTGAACCGGATTCTCGCTTCCTAG
- the parE gene encoding DNA topoisomerase IV subunit B: MDDSNDLFSGMPLMPKQEAAAKPAERPAAAAPALRPAPAASGPDDYGASSIRVLEGLEPVRMRPGMYIGGTDEKALHHLFAEVIDNSMDEAVAGHANFIEVHLDIQGYLTVSDNGRGIPVENHPQVPGKSTLEVIMTKLHAGGKFDGKAYETSGGLHGVGVSVVNALSDYLEVEVARNRKLYRQRFSRGMPQGGLEELGDVHNRRGTRVRFHPDPQIFGDHAKFDAGRVFRMARSKAYLFGGVEIRWSCDEGVLPEGSEIPDRAVFHFPGGLKDYLQATMGKEFTVTREIFAGKTEKASGHGSLEWAITWYGGDQQIHSYCNTIPTPEGGTHEAGLRIALTKGLKAYADLTQNKRAAQITTDDVMISAVGMLSVFIREPEFVGQTKDRLATVEAQRIVENALRDPFDHYLADNPNEAEKLLDWVIERAEERLRRRKEKEVNRKTAVRKLRLPGKLADCAQNTAQGAELFIVEGDSAGGSAKQARNRANQAILPLRGKILNVASAGREKLGANQQLADLVQALGCGTRSKYREEDLRYERIVVMTDADVDGAHIASLLITFFYQEMPELVRGGHLFLAVPPLYKITQGAKSAYARDDAHRQELMETEFKGKAKIEISRFKGLGEMLPAQLKETTMDPSKRTLLRVVIDEVDFEGTRTAVDDLMGTKPDARFRFIQERAAFAENLDI; the protein is encoded by the coding sequence ATGGATGACAGCAACGACCTCTTTTCCGGAATGCCCCTGATGCCGAAGCAGGAGGCGGCTGCAAAGCCTGCCGAAAGGCCTGCTGCGGCGGCCCCTGCATTGCGCCCTGCCCCGGCAGCTTCGGGCCCGGACGACTACGGCGCATCCTCCATCCGGGTTCTCGAAGGTTTGGAACCGGTGCGCATGCGCCCCGGCATGTATATCGGCGGCACGGACGAAAAGGCGCTGCACCACCTCTTTGCCGAAGTCATCGACAACTCGATGGACGAAGCGGTTGCCGGTCATGCAAATTTCATCGAGGTGCATCTCGATATCCAGGGCTATCTGACGGTCAGTGATAATGGCCGCGGCATCCCCGTCGAGAACCATCCCCAGGTTCCGGGAAAATCGACGCTCGAAGTCATCATGACCAAGCTCCATGCCGGCGGCAAGTTCGACGGCAAGGCCTACGAGACTTCGGGCGGTCTGCACGGCGTCGGCGTTTCGGTCGTCAACGCGCTGTCGGATTATCTCGAGGTTGAAGTGGCGCGAAACCGCAAGCTCTATCGCCAGCGTTTTTCGCGCGGCATGCCGCAGGGCGGTCTCGAGGAGCTAGGCGATGTGCATAACCGCCGCGGCACCCGCGTGCGCTTCCATCCCGATCCGCAGATTTTCGGCGACCATGCGAAATTCGATGCCGGGCGCGTCTTTCGCATGGCACGCTCGAAAGCCTATCTTTTCGGCGGCGTCGAAATCCGCTGGAGTTGCGATGAAGGCGTGCTCCCGGAAGGCTCGGAAATCCCGGATAGGGCAGTCTTCCACTTCCCCGGCGGCCTGAAAGACTACCTGCAGGCGACGATGGGCAAGGAGTTCACCGTCACCCGCGAAATCTTCGCCGGCAAGACAGAGAAAGCAAGCGGCCACGGCTCGCTCGAATGGGCGATCACCTGGTACGGCGGCGACCAGCAGATCCACTCCTACTGCAACACCATTCCGACGCCAGAGGGCGGCACGCATGAGGCGGGCCTGCGCATCGCGCTGACTAAGGGGCTGAAGGCCTATGCCGACCTGACGCAGAACAAGCGCGCAGCGCAGATCACCACCGACGATGTGATGATTTCGGCCGTCGGCATGCTGTCGGTTTTCATCCGCGAGCCGGAATTCGTCGGCCAGACCAAGGACAGGCTTGCGACCGTCGAGGCGCAGCGGATCGTCGAGAACGCGCTTCGCGATCCCTTCGATCATTACCTGGCGGACAATCCCAACGAGGCCGAAAAGCTGCTCGACTGGGTAATCGAGCGCGCCGAAGAGCGTCTGCGCCGCCGCAAGGAAAAGGAAGTCAACCGCAAGACGGCCGTGCGCAAATTGCGCCTTCCGGGCAAATTAGCCGATTGCGCGCAGAACACTGCTCAGGGCGCCGAACTCTTCATCGTCGAAGGCGACTCGGCAGGCGGTTCCGCCAAGCAGGCGCGCAACCGCGCCAACCAGGCGATCCTGCCTTTGCGCGGCAAGATCCTGAACGTTGCGAGCGCCGGCCGCGAAAAGCTCGGCGCTAACCAGCAGCTTGCGGATCTCGTTCAGGCTCTCGGCTGTGGTACGCGCTCCAAATATCGCGAGGAAGACCTGCGCTACGAGCGCATCGTCGTGATGACCGATGCCGATGTCGACGGCGCCCACATCGCGTCATTGCTGATCACTTTCTTCTATCAGGAGATGCCCGAGCTTGTGCGCGGCGGCCACCTGTTCCTTGCCGTGCCTCCGCTCTACAAGATCACCCAGGGTGCCAAGTCCGCCTATGCGCGCGACGACGCTCACCGGCAGGAGCTGATGGAAACGGAATTCAAGGGCAAGGCGAAGATCGAGATCAGCCGCTTCAAGGGTCTCGGCGAAATGCTGCCGGCGCAACTCAAGGAAACGACCATGGATCCGAGCAAGCGCACGCTGCTGCGCGTGGTGATCGATGAGGTCGATTTCGAAGGAACCCGCACGGCGGTCGACGACCTGATGGGGACGAAGCCGGATGCGCGCTTCCGCTTCATTCAGGAGCGTGCTGCCTTTGCCGAAAATCTCGATATTTGA
- a CDS encoding OsmC family protein encodes MTKFSAEVSWQRGGGSFTDGKYGRGHMWNFDGGLSVPASASPHNVPLPYSIAENVDPEEAYVAALSSCHMLFYLWLASKKGIVVDSYLDTATGIMEKIDGKMLVSRVELKPAVVYAEEAPSREMEEKLHHEAHELCFLANSVKTKIEVRLD; translated from the coding sequence ATGACGAAATTTTCAGCGGAAGTATCATGGCAGCGCGGCGGGGGCAGTTTCACGGACGGCAAGTACGGCCGCGGCCATATGTGGAATTTCGATGGCGGCCTTTCGGTGCCTGCTTCGGCATCGCCGCACAACGTGCCGCTTCCGTACTCGATCGCCGAGAACGTCGATCCCGAGGAGGCCTATGTCGCGGCGCTCTCCAGTTGCCATATGCTGTTCTACCTGTGGCTTGCCTCGAAGAAGGGGATTGTCGTCGACAGCTATCTCGATACGGCGACCGGGATCATGGAGAAGATCGACGGAAAAATGCTCGTCAGCCGCGTCGAGCTGAAGCCGGCCGTAGTCTATGCGGAAGAAGCGCCGAGCCGCGAAATGGAGGAAAAGCTCCATCACGAGGCCCATGAGCTCTGTTTCCTCGCCAACTCGGTAAAGACCAAGATCGAAGTCCGCCTCGACTAG